A single genomic interval of Osmia lignaria lignaria isolate PbOS001 chromosome 9, iyOsmLign1, whole genome shotgun sequence harbors:
- the LOC117604318 gene encoding ATP-binding cassette subfamily G member 4 isoform X3, giving the protein MGPSGAGKSTLLNVLAGYTVKGVQGEILVNGKVRGPYSERWKRTSCYIQQDALMRTRLTVGEAMTLAAHLKLGYTISSAYKHTQVLELLEILGLSHCYDTLCGKLSGGQKKRLDIALELLSNPSVLFLDEPTTGLDSSSCSQCIALLKRLAKIERRTVICTIHQPSALLLEMFDAIYTVAAGYCIYRGPVKSLLPHMSSIGVDCPPYHNPADFLLEVAIGDYGISVEKLAAAVETISKDEKSITYTMKSQLDESTKEPPPPAGFLAQCYLLYKRQLLCLKRDYTLLVVRLLCHLLIGVIFGYLYMGSGYRANGVLANYVYLYGSLLLIVYTGKMAVTLAFPQEMRILSREHFNRWYRLAPYYFSMLLVEIPFQASCAATYLAVSYWLTGQPVETPRIISFMVVSIAASLTAQAWGFFIGATTPVKIAVFAGPIIAVLFSVFGFCIRYIDTPQMFRWMFHISYFRASFHSLLHTVYGFGRMDLKCDDFYCHYKKPTQFLKEMDIADTSVVNNLILILGIGVLMHLLTASALWCKLNRR; this is encoded by the exons ATGGGCCCTTCCGGGGCCGGAAAATCAACTTTGCTGAATGTTTTGGCCGGTTACAC AGTGAAGGGTGTGCAAGGGGAGATTCTAGTGAATGGTAAAGTTCGAGGACCGTACAGTGAAAGGTGGAAAAGAACGTCGTGTTACATACAACAAGACGCGTTAATGAGAACTAGGCTCACCGTGGGAGAAGCCATGACATTAGCAGCACATTTGAAACTGGGATACACGATCAGTTCAGCTTATAAACACACACAA GTGTTGGAACTGTTAGAAATTCTCGGCCTGAGCCACTGCTACGACACGTTATGCGGAAAGCTATCCGGTGGGCAGAAGAAACGGCTAGACAttgctttggaacttttaagtaatCCTTCAGTATTATTCCTGGACGAGCCAACAACCG GTTTGGATTCGTCATCGTGTAGCCAGTGTATCGCACTTTTGAAGCGTCTTGCTAAAATAGAAAGGCGTACAGTAATATGCACGATACATCAGCCGAGTGCGTTGCTCTTGGAGATGTTTGATGCTATTTACACGGTCGCTGCTGGATATTGTATATACAGGGGTCCAGTTAAATCACTGTTGCCTCACATGTCTTCGATCGGTGTTGATTGTCCTCCATACCACAACCCCGCTGATTTTC TTTTAGAGGTGGCGATTGGAGATTATGGTATTAGCGTTGAGAAATTGGCAGCTGCGGTGGAAACAATATCAAAAGATGAAAAATCAATCACGTACACTATGAAATCGCAATTAGATG aaaGCACAAAGGAACCACCTCCACCAGCAGGATTCCTTGCACAATGTTACCTTCTCTACAAAAGGCAGTTACTTTGTTTGAAGAGAGATTACACATTGCTGGTGGTACGTTTACTCTGTCACCTGCTGATCGGTGTAATCTTCGGCTACCTGTACATGGGAAGTGGTTACAGGGCAAACGGTGTCCTCGCTAATTACGTCTATCTTTATGGCTCGTTGCTGCTGATCGTCTACACAGGCAAAATGGCAGTCACACTTGCCT TTCCACAAGAGATGCGGATCCTCTCAAGGGAACACTTTAACCGTTGGTATCGGTTAGCACCATACTACTTCAGTATGCTATTGGTGGAAATACCATTCCAAGCGTCTTGTGCGGCAACCTATTTAGCCGTGAGTTACTGGTTAACAGGGCAACCCGTTGAAACTCCTCGTATAATATCCTTCATGGTTGTTAGCATAGCTGCTAGTTTGACGGCTCAGGCTTGGGGTTTCTTTATCGGTGCGACTACACCAGTTAAg ATTGCTGTATTCGCTGGGCCTATAATAGCAGTGCTATTTTCCGTGTTCGGATTTTGTATTCGTTATATAGATACTCCTCAAATGTTTAGATGGATGTTCCATATATCGTATTTCCGGGCCAGTTTTCACAGTCTTTTGCATACTGTTTACGGTTTCGGTAGGATGGACTTGAAATGCGACGATTTCTATTGTCACTATAAGAAACCGACGCAGTTTCTTAAAGAAATGGACATTGCCGACACGAGCGTTGTTAATAATCTCATTCTAATCCTTGGTATCGGTGTGCTGATGCATTTACTGACCGCCAGTGCTCTCTGGTGCAAGCttaatagaagataa
- the LOC117604318 gene encoding ATP-binding cassette sub-family G member 1 isoform X2, with product MLRGKRNPTPPPHRNSSKLTVLVLTNYYKEILHGVSGEFKAGELVAIMGPSGAGKSTLLNVLAGYTVKGVQGEILVNGKVRGPYSERWKRTSCYIQQDALMRTRLTVGEAMTLAAHLKLGYTISSAYKHTQVLELLEILGLSHCYDTLCGKLSGGQKKRLDIALELLSNPSVLFLDEPTTGLDSSSCSQCIALLKRLAKIERRTVICTIHQPSALLLEMFDAIYTVAAGYCIYRGPVKSLLPHMSSIGVDCPPYHNPADFLLEVAIGDYGISVEKLAAAVETISKDEKSITYTMKSQLDESTKEPPPPAGFLAQCYLLYKRQLLCLKRDYTLLVVRLLCHLLIGVIFGYLYMGSGYRANGVLANYVYLYGSLLLIVYTGKMAVTLAFPQEMRILSREHFNRWYRLAPYYFSMLLVEIPFQASCAATYLAVSYWLTGQPVETPRIISFMVVSIAASLTAQAWGFFIGATTPVKIAVFAGPIIAVLFSVFGFCIRYIDTPQMFRWMFHISYFRASFHSLLHTVYGFGRMDLKCDDFYCHYKKPTQFLKEMDIADTSVVNNLILILGIGVLMHLLTASALWCKLNRR from the exons ATTACAAAGAAATTTTACACGGTGTGAGCGGAGAGTTCAAAGCCGGCGAACTGGTCGCTATAATGGGCCCTTCCGGGGCCGGAAAATCAACTTTGCTGAATGTTTTGGCCGGTTACAC AGTGAAGGGTGTGCAAGGGGAGATTCTAGTGAATGGTAAAGTTCGAGGACCGTACAGTGAAAGGTGGAAAAGAACGTCGTGTTACATACAACAAGACGCGTTAATGAGAACTAGGCTCACCGTGGGAGAAGCCATGACATTAGCAGCACATTTGAAACTGGGATACACGATCAGTTCAGCTTATAAACACACACAA GTGTTGGAACTGTTAGAAATTCTCGGCCTGAGCCACTGCTACGACACGTTATGCGGAAAGCTATCCGGTGGGCAGAAGAAACGGCTAGACAttgctttggaacttttaagtaatCCTTCAGTATTATTCCTGGACGAGCCAACAACCG GTTTGGATTCGTCATCGTGTAGCCAGTGTATCGCACTTTTGAAGCGTCTTGCTAAAATAGAAAGGCGTACAGTAATATGCACGATACATCAGCCGAGTGCGTTGCTCTTGGAGATGTTTGATGCTATTTACACGGTCGCTGCTGGATATTGTATATACAGGGGTCCAGTTAAATCACTGTTGCCTCACATGTCTTCGATCGGTGTTGATTGTCCTCCATACCACAACCCCGCTGATTTTC TTTTAGAGGTGGCGATTGGAGATTATGGTATTAGCGTTGAGAAATTGGCAGCTGCGGTGGAAACAATATCAAAAGATGAAAAATCAATCACGTACACTATGAAATCGCAATTAGATG aaaGCACAAAGGAACCACCTCCACCAGCAGGATTCCTTGCACAATGTTACCTTCTCTACAAAAGGCAGTTACTTTGTTTGAAGAGAGATTACACATTGCTGGTGGTACGTTTACTCTGTCACCTGCTGATCGGTGTAATCTTCGGCTACCTGTACATGGGAAGTGGTTACAGGGCAAACGGTGTCCTCGCTAATTACGTCTATCTTTATGGCTCGTTGCTGCTGATCGTCTACACAGGCAAAATGGCAGTCACACTTGCCT TTCCACAAGAGATGCGGATCCTCTCAAGGGAACACTTTAACCGTTGGTATCGGTTAGCACCATACTACTTCAGTATGCTATTGGTGGAAATACCATTCCAAGCGTCTTGTGCGGCAACCTATTTAGCCGTGAGTTACTGGTTAACAGGGCAACCCGTTGAAACTCCTCGTATAATATCCTTCATGGTTGTTAGCATAGCTGCTAGTTTGACGGCTCAGGCTTGGGGTTTCTTTATCGGTGCGACTACACCAGTTAAg ATTGCTGTATTCGCTGGGCCTATAATAGCAGTGCTATTTTCCGTGTTCGGATTTTGTATTCGTTATATAGATACTCCTCAAATGTTTAGATGGATGTTCCATATATCGTATTTCCGGGCCAGTTTTCACAGTCTTTTGCATACTGTTTACGGTTTCGGTAGGATGGACTTGAAATGCGACGATTTCTATTGTCACTATAAGAAACCGACGCAGTTTCTTAAAGAAATGGACATTGCCGACACGAGCGTTGTTAATAATCTCATTCTAATCCTTGGTATCGGTGTGCTGATGCATTTACTGACCGCCAGTGCTCTCTGGTGCAAGCttaatagaagataa